AACTGGCGGCGATGATCCTTCCGACGCGTGTCGATCCGGTGAAATTCACCCGACGCACGCGCGGGTCGGCGATCATCGCCTCGACCAGTTCAGGCGCTTCCTCGGGCCGGTTGACGATCATGTTGACCGAGCCTGCCGGGAAACCGGCGGCATGCACCGCTTCGGCAATCAGCGAATGGACCCGCGGCGATGTCTCCGAGGCGCGGAAAACCACTGTGTTGCCGCAGACGAGCGGATATGCGATCGCGCGGGCCGCCAGAACGATCGGTCCGTTCCAAGGCACAATCGACAGGATCACGCCAACCGGCTGCCGGACGGTCATGGACATCGTGCCGGGTTTGTCGGACGGAATGGTCTCCCCCTGAAGCTGTGTTGCCATCGAAGCGGCTTCGCGGAAGACGTTGGCGGCGGACATGACATTGAAACGTGCCCAGAGTTCGCCGGAACCGACTTCGTCCTTCATTGCTGCCACAAAGTCGTCGCCGCGTTTCTCAATCTCGTCGGCCGCCCGCAACAGGAGCCCGCGGCGCTCGCTGGGCCCGGATTTTGACCACGTTTGGAACGTACGATCCGCCGAGGCGATTGCGGCGTCCACATCCTCAAGCGTCGCGGCAGCGTACCGTGTTACCATTACCCCGTCTGCGGGAGACGCCCGCTCAAACGTGCGGTCTCCGCTAGCCGGTGTTTCTTTGCCGTCGATCTGCAGCAACACATCTTTCATAGTAACCTCCCTTTTGTTTTGTTTTTGCGCGAACACCTAATCCCCGTCCCAGGTGTCCGGCATTTATCAGCGGGCAGCGCCCCGGAGCTCAGATTGCTCCAAATTTTTCCACCAGTTCCGCGCCCATATTGGGCGACATGAAGCCCCGCATCCCAATCCCGCCGTCGAAGTTCAGGACCGCGCCTGTGGCTGGGCCATTGTCGTTGCGGTCCGCAAAGAAGACATAGGCGCCGGCGTATTCATCTGCATAAAACGCTTTTTCCAGGGGCAGGATCTGTTTCATCAAATCATCGAGAGGCAAGTCGGAAAAGCTGTTGTTCTCCTGGGACAGGCTGGCAAGTCCTGCCAGATTCGATCCGCCAATGCCGCCGGGTGCGACACCGTTTACCCGAATATGTGGGGCCCATTCATGTGCCATTTGCTTGATCATGCCGATGACGCCGTGCTTGGCAGCGGTGTAGATAACCCCGCCCCCGCCAGGATATAATCCGGCGTTCGAAACGGTGAAAATCGCGTTGCCTTTGCTCTTGTAGAGTTCGGGCAATGCAGCTTTGGCGGCGAGAATATAACCATTGAGGTTAATTCCGATCAGCTCATTGATCGCGTCCGAAATCCGGTCGTCGTCGGCGCTTGCAAGCGTCGCGTTATAATCCCAGACGCCAGCGTTGCCGATAAGCGTATCGAGTTTTCCAAACGCTTTCACACATTCGGCAACAGCATTCTTGTTGTCGTCCATGCTGCGAACATCGCCTGCGACGCCGACCACGGCTCCTTGATGGGCCGAAACCACCTCTTCGATACGCTCGGGCGAGCGATCAAGTATCGCGACACGCGCTCCCTCTTTCACGAACCGTTCGACGATCGCCTTGCCAAGTCCCGAACCCCCGCCGGTCACAAGTGCGACCTGATCCTTCATACGCATGGTTTATCCCCTCCCCATCATTTCTTCTTCTTGATATTCTACATAGACGTGGCCATCTTCTACTTTGACGGGAAAAACCTTCAGCGCCTCGCAAGCGGGGAGTGCCGTGACCTCACCGTTGCGAACGTCGAATTTCGCCATGTGCAAAGAGCACTCGACGATATGACCGTCGAGATAGCCGTCGCATAAAGACCAGGTGTCGTGCGTACAGGTGTCTTGAACGGCGTACACCGTCCCGGACACCTGACATACCAAGATCGGCTCCGAGCAGCCGGTGTATTGGACCATTTCTCCCTCTGGCACTTCTGCCAGAGGGAACGTTTTGTGCCATGCCATTTATTTACCTTTCAGCTCAGAAAAAGAAGCTGATGTTATTCGACAGCACGGTGCTTTGATCCAGCAGAATCTTGCGCTTCACAACTTCGAACCCGCGCTCGTCGTCCACCCGGCGGATCTTGTCCTGACGCTCTGCCGAGAAAATATCAGCCTGGCGCTCCTGACGGTTGCGGTAGGTGATTACCGACGTGCTCACGTCGTATTCGCCTTCTTCCGCACCTTTCCAGATCAGGACGTTGCTGACGATATGCCGCAACCGGGACGCGGGGTTCTCAGACCAACCCACATCCGACATGATTTTGCGGATACGTCCCTCAAGCATGTTCCAGTCGTCGAAGAAATGGGCGTAACCGTGTTCGTCGGTGTATTCCTTTTCCGCTTCACGCATGATTCTGGTCGTGCGAAGCGGCGCCCAATATTCGATCTCCTTCGACATCAGGGTGAACCAGGTTTCCCAACGCCGGTCTCCCATCAGCTTTGCTTCCCAGAAGTAAAACTGTTCGATTTCTTGTTGAAGTTCGACCGGCACCGGCGCGGGCTTCACCGAGAAGTTGCTCTTGGTAACGATATCAAGCATGGTTTCCTCCCTATAGCTTGCCGACAGGCCCATCTTTGGGCCTGCCGTTCGCTTTTAATGTCACTCAGCTGCTTTCAAAGTGGCCACAGAATCGAGAGCCGACCAATCCGAGGTCGTCAACATCCGCGCCCAATGAGCGTAGATATTCCGCGCGGCTTCCTCGCCATATGTGTTGGCGAAGCTCTTTCCGGGGTAGCCGGGTTCCGCATCGCGTACCGTATGATCCGACATCTGGATGTTGAACTTTTGCTGTTTGGCGACATGACCGCGCAGGACGTGCTGGATGTCATTCCAGTTCTCGCCGTCATCCTGTTCGAACACACCGCCGGCCGAGAAGGTCCGAACGTTGTGACGGGCCCATTCCTGCTTGATGGCGTCGGGCGCCTTTTTGTCAACAATCGTAAAGGACCAGATCTCCATCTCGTGGGGGCCCCTCGGCTGCCACATGCGCACCGTGTTGATCCCGGTCAGGAACGACAGGTTCGGGAAGACATTCATGTGACACAGATTGATGTCGGCTCGCTCTTTGCCAACACGCTCCACGGCTTCCGGGTAGCTCGTCTGTGTGAGATACTCGGTGACGGCGGGTCCGACGATGACCTGATAGAACATCGGGTTGCGCAGGAAAAGCCCGCACGCATGGCCATTGCCGATATACACATTCAAGCCGTCAGTCGGCGGCTGCATCTTGGTCAAGTCGGTGCCGGCCGGCGCCCCTGCCATGATGCCCGAAATGTGCGCCGTGGTGCCGGCGTGATAGGCATCGCTGCCGAACTGCTCTGCCGCGAATTTCCAGTTGGCAGGGATGACCCACTTCTGGATACCCTCGATCACCTCCGTTCCGCCTTCAACACGATCCAGCATGGTGTCCATGTAGAACTTGGCGTCGCCGAGATAGGTATCGAGATCGGGTGCGCTCTCATCCCAGTTGGCAAAGATAAGGCCCTTGTAGGTCTCGACCCGTGCCTGTTTCGGACCCCATTCATCCTTTTTCAGGGCGTCGTTGAAGGCCGCTGTCTCCATCGGCACACTGACGAGATTTCCCGCCGAGTCATACGCCCACCCGTGATAAGGGCAAGTGAACGCACGCGCGTTACCGGCGTCGACACGGCAGATGCGCATGCCACGATGCCGGCACTGGTTGAGGAAAACGCGGATCGAATTGTCTTTTTGCCTCACGACAACGACAGGGTCTTCACCAATGTATGCCGATTGAAAATCGCCGTAATTCGGAAGCTGCGACTCGTGTCCGACGCAAATCCAGGTACGAGCAAAAATCTTCTCAAGCTCAAGCTGATACAGCTCTTCGCTGGTGTAGATCTCGGGGCTGTATTTTCCGGTTTTGGTGTCGACGAGGTTTTTGATGTCCTCGTCGGTATACGTCTTGCTCGAAGCCGTATGGGGCGCGTTTGTCATGTCTTTCCTCCCTTGGTGATAACTTTGTGATCCGCCCCTCCAACAAGACGGATATGTGACCTACGATCTAGTATACATGTGGATGCGTCCCGCATCTCGATGAAGCGATCATTTCTGATTTCCGCGATCCTCTCTCCACAGACCAAGCTTTTCTTGTGCCACACGATCGGAGTAGGTGAAGAACACCGCTTCTCCGTCGGGCATGTGTTTGATCCATTTCCAGCTCGGCGCGACAAAGACGTCCTTGGGACCCCATTCCAGCACTTCGTCGCCGATCTGCGACTTGCCCTGACCTTCCATCACGACAAACACGGTTGCGTCCGTCGAGCGGTAGGGCGCGGTTTCGAACCCCTTCGGCAGAAGCTGGAGACCGGGGGCGATTGTCGGCATGGCCCATCCGCCGTCCAGCGGGTTCACATAGCGCATGCGAAATCCGTGGCAGCGGTCGGCATCTTCGGCCGACTTCAGCTTTTCTAGGGCCTCGCGCGAGCGATCATAGGGGTAGTTGAAGATCGGGGATGCCAAGCCCTTACGCTCATAGTCATAAGGCAGCATGTTCGCGGCGAAACGCGCGGTGCTGTCGCCGAGTGGGCGCGTGATGGGCTGCTCGTCTTCGCCATGCTCTTCGGCGAACGACGCGTCGAACAGTGACACCACCGCTATATCGAGACCATCAAGCCAGATCATCGGCTCATCGGAACTGTTGCCATGGTCATGCCAGCCCCAAGGCGGCGTGATGACGAAGTCACCGAAAGACATCATGGTGCGCTCGCCGTTCACGGCGGTGTGCGCCCCCTCACCGTCAAGCACCAGGCGAAGTGCCGACTGGCTGTGCCGGTGGGCCGGGGCGACTTCTCCGGGCATGACGATCTGAAGGCCGGCGTAGAGTGACGTGGTGATCCGTGATTGACCACGCAGGCCGGGGTTTTCCAGGACAAGCACGCGCCTCTCAGCTTCTTTCGCCGTGATCAGCCCGCCCGCTTCCAGCAGATAGTCCTTTGCAACCTGGAACCGCCAGACATGGGGAACGCAGTCGCTCTTCGGCTCGGGTGTAATGATGCTATTCAACACAGCCCAGAGCGGGGTGTAGGAATTGCTGTCGATCTTCTCGTAGAACGCTTTGCGTTCCGCCGTTTCTTCGGGTGCCTCTGTCAGCGACATTGGAGCCTCCTTCTTAGCTTAAAAGCGCAAGCCGCCTCAGAACTGAAATTCCGGTGTCGTCAACTCAATCCCCGAGATTTTGGGGCTCAGCTTTATCTGACATGACAGACGACTGTTCTCCTGCCTGTTGGCGGCGAATTCGAGCATCGAAAGCTCGTTATCCGACGGCGGATCAAGCTCGTTGATCCACTCTTCGCCCACATAAACGTGACAGGTTGCACAGGCGCATGCCCCGCCGCACTCGGCATCGATTCCGGGCACGCCGTTGTTCGAGGCGACCTCCATTGCCGAAGAGCCTTCCTGGCCATCAATCTCCCGACGTGTCCCGTCGTATTCGATGAATGCTACAGATACAGTCATATCCACCTCCCTTTCCTCTCAGCCATGAGTGATGCCCAAGCTTGGGCAGAACCCTCACGGCACCAATTCACTGCATATTTCCTTCAGGTATCGGAGTACCTGAAGCCCCCTGGTTCGAATTAGTATGCATAGTCACTAAAGTCCGTTGAAACTCTTGTCAAGGCACTTGAACCGGCCCTGTTTTCGCCCGGGCACGCGGCCCGAACCATGACGGCGCGGGGCTCTCCTCAGACGGGAGATTTCAGCAGAACGGTGGTCGATCTTTCCCAAAAAGTGATGGTGACTGGCAGCTCCAGCCACGTCGGAATGGATCGTATGAACATCCACGAAATGCCGGAATGACGCTGCTCGGCTGCCACCCGGTCTTGCGGGCCTTACAGATCGGTAATGGTCCCCTCAGACACCTCTGCGGCCAGCCCCAGGGTTTCCGAAAGGGTCGGATGCGGATGGATCGTCAGCGCCAGATCTTCGGCATCGGCACCCATTTCGATCGCAAGCACAGCCTCGGCCAGAAGGTCTCCGGCATTTGGCCCGGTGATCCCGGCGCCGATGATTCGTTTGGTATCGGGGTCGAACAACAGCTTGGTGACCCCCTCATCGCGGCCCAGCGACAAAGACCGTCCCGAGGCCGCCCAAGGGAATGCGCCTTTCCGGACCTTCACACCCTTTGACTTCGCTTCGGCCTCGGTCATGCCGACCCAGGCAATTTCCGGATCGGTATAGGCCACGGACGGGATAACCCGCGCATCGAACACAGATTTTTCGCCGCAGGCCACTTCGGCCGCAACCTTGGCTTCATGCACGGCCTTATGCGCAAGCATCGGCTGGCCAACCACATCGCCGATGGCAAAGATATGCGGCTGATTGGTGCGCATCTGCGTGTCCACCGGGATAAACCCGCGCTCATCCACGGTTACGCCTGCCGCGTCGGCAGCCACCAGCGCTCCGTTGGGCTTGCGGCCAACGGCGACAAGAACTTTGTCAAATTCAGCTTCAAAGATGCCGTTCGGTCCGTCGAATGTGGCCACAAGGCCTGCATCAGTGGCCTCGACCTTGGTGACCTTGGTCTTCAGAAGGACGCGTTCATAGGGTGATGTCACGTTAACTGCCCTATTGTTGTTCGCGTCGCGATTTCTTCTTATCTGACTGCAATGCAGACATCGGCTATCAGCTACAAGCGCCATCGCTTTCCATCCCAGATTATCGCTCACGCGGTCTGGCTCTACATGCGCTTCAACCTAAGCCTGCGTGAGGTTGAGGAGATGTTGCTCGAGCGCGGAATTGATGTGTCCTACGAAACCATCAGGCGCTGGACGGTCAAATTCGGGCCTCAGATCGCCCAGAATCTGCGACGGAGGCAAGCCCGTCCGGGTGATGTTTGGCATCTGGACGAAGTCGTCGTGAAGATTGCCGACAGGCCATTCTGGCTCTGGCGCGCGGTCGATCAACATGGGGTTGTGCTGGATGAAATCCTCCAGTCCAGTCGGAATAAGCCGGCTGCGAAACGTCTGATGCTCAGACTTCTCAAGCGTCATGGCTTCGTGCCAAAACGGATTATAACGGACAAGCTGCGATCCTATGGCGCTGCCAAGCGCGACGTAGCGCCCGGTTTGGATCATTGGTCGCACAAGGGCCTGAATAATCGCGCAGAGAACAGCCACCTGCCGTTTCGAAAGCGGGAACGGGTGATGCAAGGACACCGATCACCCGGCGGCTTGCAGCGCTTCGTGTCTGTTCACTCAGCAACCCGAAACTGCTTCTTTGTCCCATCCTGCCGCCGCACAGCCTTAACCATCCGCTTCCATCGGTTGCAGGCACTTGATGTCTGGAAAACGGCTGCGAACATCGCCTGATCCCACTAACGCGATGCCTTCGCCGATTGCCGACAGGTTAACGTGACAACACCCCCGATGCAGATCGCCAAGCAGCGCTTCAAGTTGCGGGGCTGGATCACCTCCAGGCTTTGGGCACAGGTGATGGCCGGGATGATCCTGGGGTTTGGGCTCGGTCTGCTCCTGAGCGAGGCAACGGGACTGGTACAGCCGGACACCGCGGAAGTGATCGGGATCTGGCTGGCGCTGCCCGGCAAGATATTTCTGGCGTTGATCGCCATGGTGCTGATCCCGCTGATCTTCTCGTCTATCGTGGGGGGACTCTCGGGTGCCGGATCGGGCGAGGAGTTGCGCTCGGTCGGGTTGCGGCTGGCGGCCTTCATCCTTTCGACGACGACTGTCGCGGCGACCATCGGCGTGATGCTGGCTCAGTGGCTCAAGCCCGGCGAGGGGCTTGCCGGTTTTTCGGCGGGGCCTGCCGATCCGGCCCTAGTGGATCTGAACGGCGCGATACCGGACGTGCCGGATCAGGAGGCGCCAGCCGCCCTGCCGGACATGATCGTCAATATCCTGCCGACCAACCCCACCGCGTCGATCGTGC
The Puniceibacterium sp. IMCC21224 DNA segment above includes these coding regions:
- the hcaB gene encoding 3-(cis-5,6-dihydroxycyclohexa-1,3-dien-1-yl)propanoate dehydrogenase, translating into MKDQVALVTGGGSGLGKAIVERFVKEGARVAILDRSPERIEEVVSAHQGAVVGVAGDVRSMDDNKNAVAECVKAFGKLDTLIGNAGVWDYNATLASADDDRISDAINELIGINLNGYILAAKAALPELYKSKGNAIFTVSNAGLYPGGGGVIYTAAKHGVIGMIKQMAHEWAPHIRVNGVAPGGIGGSNLAGLASLSQENNSFSDLPLDDLMKQILPLEKAFYADEYAGAYVFFADRNDNGPATGAVLNFDGGIGMRGFMSPNMGAELVEKFGAI
- a CDS encoding non-heme iron oxygenase ferredoxin subunit, with product MAWHKTFPLAEVPEGEMVQYTGCSEPILVCQVSGTVYAVQDTCTHDTWSLCDGYLDGHIVECSLHMAKFDVRNGEVTALPACEALKVFPVKVEDGHVYVEYQEEEMMGRG
- a CDS encoding aromatic-ring-hydroxylating dioxygenase subunit beta is translated as MLDIVTKSNFSVKPAPVPVELQQEIEQFYFWEAKLMGDRRWETWFTLMSKEIEYWAPLRTTRIMREAEKEYTDEHGYAHFFDDWNMLEGRIRKIMSDVGWSENPASRLRHIVSNVLIWKGAEEGEYDVSTSVITYRNRQERQADIFSAERQDKIRRVDDERGFEVVKRKILLDQSTVLSNNISFFF
- a CDS encoding aromatic ring-hydroxylating dioxygenase subunit alpha; the protein is MTNAPHTASSKTYTDEDIKNLVDTKTGKYSPEIYTSEELYQLELEKIFARTWICVGHESQLPNYGDFQSAYIGEDPVVVVRQKDNSIRVFLNQCRHRGMRICRVDAGNARAFTCPYHGWAYDSAGNLVSVPMETAAFNDALKKDEWGPKQARVETYKGLIFANWDESAPDLDTYLGDAKFYMDTMLDRVEGGTEVIEGIQKWVIPANWKFAAEQFGSDAYHAGTTAHISGIMAGAPAGTDLTKMQPPTDGLNVYIGNGHACGLFLRNPMFYQVIVGPAVTEYLTQTSYPEAVERVGKERADINLCHMNVFPNLSFLTGINTVRMWQPRGPHEMEIWSFTIVDKKAPDAIKQEWARHNVRTFSAGGVFEQDDGENWNDIQHVLRGHVAKQQKFNIQMSDHTVRDAEPGYPGKSFANTYGEEAARNIYAHWARMLTTSDWSALDSVATLKAAE
- the gtdA gene encoding gentisate 1,2-dioxygenase; translated protein: MSLTEAPEETAERKAFYEKIDSNSYTPLWAVLNSIITPEPKSDCVPHVWRFQVAKDYLLEAGGLITAKEAERRVLVLENPGLRGQSRITTSLYAGLQIVMPGEVAPAHRHSQSALRLVLDGEGAHTAVNGERTMMSFGDFVITPPWGWHDHGNSSDEPMIWLDGLDIAVVSLFDASFAEEHGEDEQPITRPLGDSTARFAANMLPYDYERKGLASPIFNYPYDRSREALEKLKSAEDADRCHGFRMRYVNPLDGGWAMPTIAPGLQLLPKGFETAPYRSTDATVFVVMEGQGKSQIGDEVLEWGPKDVFVAPSWKWIKHMPDGEAVFFTYSDRVAQEKLGLWREDRGNQK
- a CDS encoding 2Fe-2S iron-sulfur cluster-binding protein, whose protein sequence is MTVSVAFIEYDGTRREIDGQEGSSAMEVASNNGVPGIDAECGGACACATCHVYVGEEWINELDPPSDNELSMLEFAANRQENSRLSCQIKLSPKISGIELTTPEFQF
- a CDS encoding IS6 family transposase; the protein is MQTSAISYKRHRFPSQIIAHAVWLYMRFNLSLREVEEMLLERGIDVSYETIRRWTVKFGPQIAQNLRRRQARPGDVWHLDEVVVKIADRPFWLWRAVDQHGVVLDEILQSSRNKPAAKRLMLRLLKRHGFVPKRIITDKLRSYGAAKRDVAPGLDHWSHKGLNNRAENSHLPFRKRERVMQGHRSPGGLQRFVSVHSATRNCFFVPSCRRTALTIRFHRLQALDVWKTAANIA